A window of Primulina tabacum isolate GXHZ01 chromosome 4, ASM2559414v2, whole genome shotgun sequence contains these coding sequences:
- the LOC142543354 gene encoding putative protein phosphatase 2C 40 isoform X2: MQREIIKDPAGEIKVSFGYQCDTKNDNSWGIPHGIDIPSPGKLRRANSSFSCLSGAALSGNATLANTNMCNGIIGTEILPTMDSPNSFRRIPSSPSLGKMEFLSSSLQSSISNMSISPSSPNETLDNDPFSSSFLNAEEVQVAGGAAGEDRVQAVCSEENGWLFCAIYDGFNGRDAADFLAGTLYETVVFHLSLLDWDIVHESSDSSFKQSVLNSLHLALSQAENEFLHMVEQEMEDRPDLVSIGSCVLLVLLHGKDLYLLNVGDSRAVLASYDEGGDMNRTARLQTIQLTDSHTVDNVVERTRLMNDHLDDPSTIVAGKVKGKLKVTRAFGVGYLKKKDMNDALMGILRVRNLISPPYVSTEPSLVVHEVSKSDHFVVLGSDGLFDFFSNNEVVKLVNSYIFRNPSGDPAKFLVEQLAARAAESAGFSMEELMSIPAGRRRKYHDDVTVIVIVLGMDKRTSKASTCL, encoded by the exons GATCAAAGTTAGTTTTGGCTATCAATGTGACACCAAGAATGATAATTCTTGGGGTATCCCACATGGTATCGATATTCCATCTCCAGGGAAGCTCCGAAGAGCAAACAGCTCCTTCTCTTGTCTCTCCGGTGCGGCATTGAGTGGCAATGCTACGTTAGCTAATACGAATATGTGTAATGGGATAATCGGGACAGAAATTTTGCCAACTATGGACTCTCCTAATTCATTCCGCAGAATCCCTTCTTCGCCGTCCCTGGGAAAAATGGAGTTTTTATCATCTTCTCTGCAGAGTAGCATATCGAATATGAGTATAAGTCCATCTTCACCAAATGAGACACTCGATAATGATCCATTTTCATCGAGTTTCCTCAATGCAGAGGAAGTACAAGTGGCTGGAGGCGCCGCTGGTGAAGATAGAGTTCAAGCTGTTTGTTCCGAAGAGAACGGCTGGCTTTTCTGTGCTATCTATGATGGGTTCAATGGACGGGATGCGGCTGATTTCCTGGCTGGAACTTTGTACGAAACGGTTGTGTTTCATCTGAGCTTACTAGACTGGGATATCGTGCATGAGTCTTCTGATTCTTCGTTTAAGCAGAGTGTTCTTAACAGCCTTCACCTTGCACTTAGTCAGGCAGAGAACGAATTCCTACACATGGTCGAACAAGAAATGGAAGACCGTCCCGATTTAGTATCTATAGGATCTTGTGTTTTACTAGTGCTACTACATGGAAAGGATTTGTACCTACTTAACGTGGGTGATAGTCGAGCCGTGTTGGCTTCATATGACGAAGGAGGTGACATGAACAGAACAGCAAGGCTGCAAACCATCCAGCTCACTGATAGCCATACCGTCGACAATGTGGTGGAAAGAACCAGACTTATGAATGATCATCTTGATGACCCTTCAACAATTGTGGCCGGTAAAGTCAAGGGGAAGCTAAAGGTTACAAGGGCCTTTGGAGTTGGTTACTTGAAGAAG AAAGACATGAATGATGCTTTGATGGGTATTCTTCGTGTCCGTAATCTCATAAGTCCCCCGTATGTATCCACAGAACCATCACTAGTGGTACATGAGGTTTCAAAGTCTGATCATTTTGTCGTACTAGGGAGTGACGGCTTGTTCGACTTCTTCAGCAACAATGAAGTCGTAAAGCTTGTAAATTCATATATATTCAGGAACCCTTCAGGTGATCCAGCTAAATTTCTCGTCGAACAGCTTGCTGCAAGAGCAGCAGAGTCAGCTG GTTTTAGTATGGAAGAGCTGATGAGTATTCCTGCTGGCAGAAGGCGGAAATATCACGACGATGTTACAGTTATTGTAATCGTTCTAGGCATGGACAAACGAACTTCAAAGGCATCAACATGTCTATGA
- the LOC142543354 gene encoding putative protein phosphatase 2C 40 isoform X1, giving the protein MRVCCPHLSYYSCPYHFLCFCPPRSTKMQREIIKDPAGEIKVSFGYQCDTKNDNSWGIPHGIDIPSPGKLRRANSSFSCLSGAALSGNATLANTNMCNGIIGTEILPTMDSPNSFRRIPSSPSLGKMEFLSSSLQSSISNMSISPSSPNETLDNDPFSSSFLNAEEVQVAGGAAGEDRVQAVCSEENGWLFCAIYDGFNGRDAADFLAGTLYETVVFHLSLLDWDIVHESSDSSFKQSVLNSLHLALSQAENEFLHMVEQEMEDRPDLVSIGSCVLLVLLHGKDLYLLNVGDSRAVLASYDEGGDMNRTARLQTIQLTDSHTVDNVVERTRLMNDHLDDPSTIVAGKVKGKLKVTRAFGVGYLKKKDMNDALMGILRVRNLISPPYVSTEPSLVVHEVSKSDHFVVLGSDGLFDFFSNNEVVKLVNSYIFRNPSGDPAKFLVEQLAARAAESAGFSMEELMSIPAGRRRKYHDDVTVIVIVLGMDKRTSKASTCL; this is encoded by the exons GATCAAAGTTAGTTTTGGCTATCAATGTGACACCAAGAATGATAATTCTTGGGGTATCCCACATGGTATCGATATTCCATCTCCAGGGAAGCTCCGAAGAGCAAACAGCTCCTTCTCTTGTCTCTCCGGTGCGGCATTGAGTGGCAATGCTACGTTAGCTAATACGAATATGTGTAATGGGATAATCGGGACAGAAATTTTGCCAACTATGGACTCTCCTAATTCATTCCGCAGAATCCCTTCTTCGCCGTCCCTGGGAAAAATGGAGTTTTTATCATCTTCTCTGCAGAGTAGCATATCGAATATGAGTATAAGTCCATCTTCACCAAATGAGACACTCGATAATGATCCATTTTCATCGAGTTTCCTCAATGCAGAGGAAGTACAAGTGGCTGGAGGCGCCGCTGGTGAAGATAGAGTTCAAGCTGTTTGTTCCGAAGAGAACGGCTGGCTTTTCTGTGCTATCTATGATGGGTTCAATGGACGGGATGCGGCTGATTTCCTGGCTGGAACTTTGTACGAAACGGTTGTGTTTCATCTGAGCTTACTAGACTGGGATATCGTGCATGAGTCTTCTGATTCTTCGTTTAAGCAGAGTGTTCTTAACAGCCTTCACCTTGCACTTAGTCAGGCAGAGAACGAATTCCTACACATGGTCGAACAAGAAATGGAAGACCGTCCCGATTTAGTATCTATAGGATCTTGTGTTTTACTAGTGCTACTACATGGAAAGGATTTGTACCTACTTAACGTGGGTGATAGTCGAGCCGTGTTGGCTTCATATGACGAAGGAGGTGACATGAACAGAACAGCAAGGCTGCAAACCATCCAGCTCACTGATAGCCATACCGTCGACAATGTGGTGGAAAGAACCAGACTTATGAATGATCATCTTGATGACCCTTCAACAATTGTGGCCGGTAAAGTCAAGGGGAAGCTAAAGGTTACAAGGGCCTTTGGAGTTGGTTACTTGAAGAAG AAAGACATGAATGATGCTTTGATGGGTATTCTTCGTGTCCGTAATCTCATAAGTCCCCCGTATGTATCCACAGAACCATCACTAGTGGTACATGAGGTTTCAAAGTCTGATCATTTTGTCGTACTAGGGAGTGACGGCTTGTTCGACTTCTTCAGCAACAATGAAGTCGTAAAGCTTGTAAATTCATATATATTCAGGAACCCTTCAGGTGATCCAGCTAAATTTCTCGTCGAACAGCTTGCTGCAAGAGCAGCAGAGTCAGCTG GTTTTAGTATGGAAGAGCTGATGAGTATTCCTGCTGGCAGAAGGCGGAAATATCACGACGATGTTACAGTTATTGTAATCGTTCTAGGCATGGACAAACGAACTTCAAAGGCATCAACATGTCTATGA